From a single Photobacterium gaetbulicola Gung47 genomic region:
- a CDS encoding ATP-dependent RNA helicase HrpA (COG1643), whose translation MTQSNTPQANVLNNEKTLKAAIKDCMMRDQFRLHKRVQGAARIKNEQAKHAVFDEIALDIAKSMQTVQMRTTQRPTISYPELLPVSQKKDDIAEAIKNNQVVIVAGETGSGKTTQLPKICLELGLGTKGMIGHTQPRRLAARSVASRIAEELECELGSYVGYKVRFNDKVSDRSQVKLMTDGILLAEIQNDRFLNQYDTIIIDEAHERSLNIDFIMGYLRELLPKRPDLKVIITSATIDPERFSKHFNNAPIIEVSGRTYPVEVRYRPVSEDSEDSDRDQLQAIFDAVDELCDEGLGDILIFMNGEREIRDTADALEKRKLRDTEILPLYARLSAGEQNRVFQSHAGRRIVLSTNVAETSLTVPGIKYVIDPGTARISRYSYRTKVQRLPIERISQASANQRKGRCGRVAEGICIRLYSEEDFLSRPEFTDPEILRTNLASVILQMTAIGLGDIQAFPFVEAPDNRNIQDGIRLLEELGAINTKAKDPRKRLSAIGRQLARLPIDPRLARMVLEAPKHGSLREVMIIACALSIQDPRERPSDKQQASDEKHRRFYDKESDFVTFVNLWDYIQEQQKALSGNQFRRQCKKDYLNYLRVREWQDIYYQVSQVVKELEFRINEQEASYQGIHTAILAGMLSHIGLKDQEKNEYQGARNARFNIFPGSGIFKKQPKWVMVAELVETSRLWGRIAAKIQPEWVEPLAEHLLKRSYSEPHWEKKQAAVAAFEKVTIYGIPIVAKRKVNYGKIDPVISRELFIRSALVEGDWDTKHKFYQQNRKLLREVEELEHKSRRRDILIDDDELFNFYDQRIDHTVVSGRHFDTWWKKASRENAELLNFEREMLFKGDASHVTDLDYPNFWHQGNLKLKLSYQFEPGEDSDGVTVHVPLPILNQVEPDGFDWQIPGLRQELVVALIKSLPKPVRRNFVPAPNYADAFLARAEAMAMPLLDSLEKELKRISGVTVLREDWNLEQVPDHLKITYRVVDHRNRKLRESKDLYSLKDGLKEKVQETLSKVADDDIEQEGLKTWSFGELPERYQQKRGGFEVKAYPAIVDNKDSVGIKLFETEEEQRTAMQQGQRRLVLLNVPSPIKYLHANLPNKSKLGLYFNPYGRVMDLIDDCIACGVDKLIEEKGGLVWQPEAFEALKEHVRAELGDTVVDIAKQVEEILTTAFNINKKLKGRVDLTMAFALSDIKAQIEGLIFKGFATECGWKKLPDILRYMRAIERRMEKLPIDPNKDRMHIMKIESVVSDYKELLNKIPKGQPVPEKVKEIRWMIEELRVSYFAQQLGTPYPVSDKRVRNAINDC comes from the coding sequence TTGACTCAGTCGAATACTCCTCAGGCTAACGTTTTAAACAACGAGAAAACACTTAAAGCCGCGATTAAAGATTGCATGATGCGCGATCAGTTTCGTTTGCACAAACGCGTGCAAGGTGCGGCAAGAATCAAGAATGAACAAGCAAAGCATGCTGTGTTTGATGAAATCGCGCTAGATATCGCGAAATCGATGCAGACCGTTCAGATGCGTACCACCCAGCGTCCGACCATTTCTTACCCAGAACTTTTGCCGGTCAGCCAGAAAAAAGACGATATCGCAGAAGCAATCAAGAACAACCAGGTTGTGATTGTTGCTGGTGAAACCGGTTCGGGTAAGACCACCCAGCTGCCAAAAATATGTTTGGAGCTTGGCCTTGGTACCAAGGGCATGATAGGTCATACCCAGCCACGTCGATTGGCGGCACGTTCTGTGGCCAGCCGCATTGCCGAAGAGCTTGAGTGCGAACTGGGCTCGTATGTGGGCTATAAGGTTCGATTCAACGACAAGGTATCGGATCGCAGCCAGGTCAAGCTGATGACTGATGGTATCTTGCTGGCGGAAATCCAGAATGACCGCTTCTTGAACCAGTATGACACCATCATTATCGATGAGGCGCACGAACGTAGCCTGAATATCGATTTTATCATGGGCTACTTGCGCGAGTTGCTGCCAAAGCGACCTGATCTCAAGGTTATCATTACCTCGGCGACGATCGACCCAGAGCGATTCTCCAAACACTTCAATAATGCTCCGATCATCGAAGTGTCGGGTCGGACTTATCCGGTTGAGGTGCGTTACCGTCCGGTATCTGAAGACAGCGAGGACAGCGACCGCGACCAGCTTCAGGCCATTTTTGACGCGGTGGACGAACTGTGTGATGAAGGTCTGGGGGATATCCTGATCTTCATGAATGGTGAGCGTGAAATTCGCGACACCGCCGATGCGTTAGAGAAGCGAAAGCTGCGGGATACTGAAATCCTGCCGCTCTACGCCCGGTTGTCCGCAGGTGAGCAGAACCGTGTCTTCCAGTCTCATGCGGGGCGCCGTATTGTCCTGTCGACCAACGTTGCCGAAACCTCGTTGACAGTGCCGGGTATCAAGTATGTTATCGACCCGGGTACTGCGCGGATCAGTCGCTATAGTTACCGAACAAAGGTTCAGCGCCTTCCTATCGAGCGTATCTCGCAGGCGAGTGCCAACCAGCGTAAAGGTCGATGTGGTCGTGTCGCGGAAGGTATTTGTATTCGCCTGTACTCGGAAGAAGACTTCCTGTCTCGTCCAGAGTTTACCGATCCGGAGATCCTGCGTACCAACCTAGCATCGGTCATCCTGCAGATGACGGCGATTGGCCTTGGTGATATCCAAGCCTTCCCGTTTGTAGAAGCGCCGGATAACCGTAATATCCAAGACGGTATCCGCCTGCTCGAAGAGCTGGGAGCCATTAACACCAAGGCGAAAGATCCACGCAAGCGTCTGTCTGCGATTGGCCGGCAGCTAGCCCGTTTGCCAATTGACCCGCGCCTGGCCCGCATGGTGCTGGAAGCACCTAAGCATGGCTCACTGCGTGAAGTCATGATCATCGCGTGTGCATTGTCTATTCAAGACCCGCGTGAGCGTCCTTCTGACAAGCAGCAAGCATCGGATGAAAAACACCGTCGTTTCTACGATAAAGAATCGGACTTTGTGACGTTCGTAAACTTGTGGGACTACATTCAGGAGCAGCAAAAAGCGTTGTCTGGCAACCAGTTCCGCCGCCAGTGTAAGAAAGACTACCTGAACTACCTACGTGTCCGTGAGTGGCAGGATATCTACTATCAGGTGAGCCAGGTTGTTAAAGAGCTTGAGTTCCGCATCAACGAGCAGGAAGCGAGCTACCAAGGTATTCATACTGCGATTTTAGCCGGTATGCTTTCGCATATTGGTCTTAAAGATCAGGAAAAGAATGAGTACCAGGGGGCCCGCAACGCACGCTTTAACATCTTCCCTGGCTCCGGCATTTTCAAGAAACAGCCTAAGTGGGTCATGGTGGCCGAGCTGGTGGAAACATCACGCTTGTGGGGCCGTATCGCCGCTAAGATCCAGCCGGAATGGGTGGAGCCTTTAGCCGAGCACCTACTCAAGCGTAGTTACAGCGAGCCGCATTGGGAGAAGAAACAAGCCGCCGTCGCCGCGTTCGAGAAGGTGACGATTTACGGTATTCCGATTGTTGCCAAGCGCAAGGTCAACTATGGCAAGATTGACCCGGTTATTTCACGCGAGCTGTTTATCCGCTCTGCGCTGGTGGAAGGGGACTGGGACACCAAGCACAAATTCTACCAGCAGAACCGTAAACTGCTGCGTGAAGTTGAAGAGCTGGAGCATAAGTCTCGCCGTCGCGATATCCTGATTGATGACGATGAGCTGTTCAATTTCTATGATCAGCGCATTGACCACACAGTGGTATCAGGCCGTCACTTCGACACGTGGTGGAAGAAGGCGTCCCGTGAAAATGCCGAGCTGCTGAATTTTGAACGCGAAATGCTGTTCAAGGGGGATGCTAGCCATGTCACCGATTTGGATTATCCAAACTTCTGGCACCAGGGTAACTTGAAGCTCAAGCTGAGCTACCAGTTCGAACCGGGCGAAGATAGTGACGGTGTAACCGTGCATGTTCCTCTGCCTATCCTCAACCAGGTTGAGCCAGATGGTTTCGACTGGCAGATCCCAGGTTTGCGCCAAGAGTTGGTGGTTGCTCTGATTAAATCGCTGCCGAAGCCTGTTCGCCGCAACTTTGTCCCGGCGCCAAACTACGCGGATGCTTTCTTGGCCCGTGCAGAGGCGATGGCAATGCCGCTGCTTGACTCGCTGGAGAAAGAGCTCAAGCGTATTTCGGGTGTCACTGTGTTGCGAGAAGACTGGAACCTTGAACAGGTGCCGGATCACTTGAAGATCACTTATCGGGTGGTCGACCATCGCAACCGCAAGCTGCGCGAAAGTAAAGATCTCTACAGCCTGAAAGATGGCCTGAAAGAGAAGGTGCAAGAAACGCTGTCCAAAGTGGCGGATGATGATATCGAGCAGGAAGGCTTAAAGACATGGAGCTTCGGCGAACTGCCTGAGCGCTACCAGCAGAAGCGTGGTGGTTTCGAAGTGAAAGCTTATCCCGCGATTGTTGATAACAAAGATTCAGTCGGCATCAAGTTGTTTGAAACTGAAGAAGAGCAGCGTACCGCCATGCAACAGGGCCAGCGCCGCTTGGTATTGTTGAATGTGCCTTCACCGATCAAATACCTGCACGCCAACTTGCCGAATAAGTCGAAGTTGGGCCTGTACTTCAACCCTTATGGCCGGGTGATGGATTTGATCGATGACTGTATTGCCTGTGGTGTCGATAAGCTGATCGAAGAGAAGGGCGGTTTGGTATGGCAGCCTGAGGCTTTCGAAGCCCTCAAAGAGCACGTGCGTGCCGAGCTGGGTGATACTGTGGTTGATATTGCAAAACAGGTCGAAGAAATCCTGACAACAGCGTTCAATATCAACAAGAAGCTGAAAGGGCGTGTTGATTTGACAATGGCCTTCGCGCTATCGGATATCAAGGCACAGATCGAAGGCTTGATTTTTAAGGGTTTTGCCACTGAGTGCGGTTGGAAGAAGTTGCCAGATATTCTCCGTTACATGCGTGCGATCGAGCGCCGTATGGAGAAACTGCCAATCGATCCGAACAAAGACCGTATGCATATCATGAAGATCGAATCTGTGGTTTCGGATTACAAGGAGCTGCTGAATAAGATCCCTAAGGGCCAACCTGTGCCGGAAAAGGTGAAGGAGATCCGTTGGATGATTGAAGAGCTTCGCGTGAGTTACTTTGCCCAGCAGCTGGGTACGCCTTATCCGGTATCGGACAAACGAGTGCGTAATGCGATTAACGATTGTTGA
- a CDS encoding anaerobic dimethyl sulfoxide reductase subunit A (COG0243) yields the protein MKGLSRRQFLGHSAKAGGMAAIAASVPLPFSSTAQAQAPAKESAEKITYSACLVNCGSRCPLKVHTQYGVVTQISTESGIDDAAWGQHQIRPCLRGRSVKWKTYSPDRLKYPMKRVGKRGEGKFQRISWDEATTIIADKLKYTIEKYGNEAIYYQYGSGSTGANLLGRNANKRFLNTVGGFLEQHGTYSTAQISTVEPYVYGSGQGSLISNIAHSDLVVMFCQNLAETRMSGGGQITEAFEALKRSNAKVIIIDPRMSDSSIAFDAEWIPIKPGTDAALVAALGHTLVVEGLADDAFINRYCVGWDASTLPASAPENASYKDYIMGNGPDGIEKTPEWASQICGISPIRIKQLAREMAGANAAWISQGWGLQRTANGEQSARAIMMLPVMTKQFGKLGTNTGNWGSSVKYTVPGFATANPVKTSIPCFLWTDAITRGTEMTAENSFIRNKDKLETNIKFLWHFASNVTMNQHSDLNKTHEILQDESMCEFIMVWDHHMTPSARYADILLPDVTTLETSDLIDNSYATGAYHYVTRLQPAIEPLWDNRPTYDVLADIAKKMGTYDAFTEGRTYEEWIAHSYHNLRKGNPHLPEFAKTDGMGVIDRKLAKAEDHIALKAFRDDPQGNPLKTPSGKIEMYSERLANIADTWELPEGDKITAVAEYCESFEGLGEPERMKQFPLQMIGFHTKGRTHSTYHNVPQLREAVRDEVWMNPVDAESRGLIQGDRVLVFNDRGEIHMPVKVTARIIPGVVAVPQGAWYQPNKQGIDVGGCINTLTTQRPSPLAKGNPQHSNLVEIRKA from the coding sequence ATGAAGGGATTGTCTCGTCGGCAATTTCTTGGGCATTCGGCCAAGGCTGGGGGGATGGCGGCAATTGCAGCGAGCGTCCCACTTCCTTTTTCTAGTACAGCGCAGGCGCAAGCTCCAGCGAAAGAGTCAGCGGAAAAAATCACCTACAGTGCTTGCTTGGTAAACTGCGGCAGTCGCTGCCCGCTCAAAGTGCACACCCAATATGGAGTCGTCACCCAGATCTCGACCGAGAGCGGGATTGATGATGCGGCATGGGGACAGCACCAGATCCGCCCTTGTCTGCGAGGGCGCTCAGTTAAATGGAAAACCTACAGCCCAGATCGCTTGAAGTATCCGATGAAACGGGTCGGAAAGCGTGGTGAAGGGAAATTTCAGCGTATCAGCTGGGATGAAGCAACGACGATTATTGCAGATAAGCTCAAGTACACCATTGAGAAATACGGTAATGAAGCTATTTATTACCAGTATGGCTCGGGCTCTACCGGGGCAAACCTGCTTGGTCGAAATGCCAACAAACGCTTCTTGAATACGGTGGGGGGATTCCTTGAGCAGCACGGTACCTATTCGACTGCGCAAATATCGACGGTCGAGCCTTATGTTTATGGCAGTGGCCAAGGCAGTTTAATCTCCAATATTGCCCATTCAGATTTGGTGGTGATGTTCTGCCAGAACTTGGCAGAGACCCGTATGTCTGGCGGGGGCCAGATTACTGAAGCGTTCGAAGCGTTGAAGCGCAGCAATGCCAAGGTCATCATTATTGACCCCCGCATGTCCGACAGCAGCATCGCGTTTGATGCCGAGTGGATCCCAATCAAGCCGGGTACGGATGCGGCACTGGTTGCTGCGCTGGGCCATACCTTGGTTGTTGAAGGATTAGCCGATGATGCGTTTATCAATCGCTATTGTGTTGGTTGGGATGCCAGTACCCTGCCGGCCTCCGCACCAGAGAATGCCTCCTACAAAGATTACATCATGGGTAATGGGCCGGACGGTATTGAAAAGACGCCTGAGTGGGCAAGTCAGATATGCGGGATCTCACCGATTAGGATAAAACAATTGGCTAGGGAAATGGCTGGGGCTAATGCGGCGTGGATTTCACAAGGGTGGGGCCTGCAGCGTACCGCCAACGGTGAACAATCGGCACGGGCAATCATGATGCTGCCTGTCATGACCAAGCAATTTGGTAAGCTAGGTACCAATACCGGTAACTGGGGCAGTAGTGTTAAGTATACGGTGCCCGGATTTGCCACGGCCAACCCGGTGAAGACATCGATCCCTTGCTTCCTCTGGACAGATGCGATCACCCGCGGGACTGAAATGACCGCAGAAAATAGTTTTATTCGCAACAAAGACAAACTGGAAACCAACATTAAGTTCTTGTGGCATTTTGCTAGCAACGTCACCATGAACCAGCACTCGGATCTTAATAAAACCCATGAAATACTGCAGGATGAATCCATGTGTGAATTTATCATGGTGTGGGATCACCATATGACCCCGTCGGCGCGCTATGCCGACATTTTGTTGCCTGATGTCACGACTTTGGAAACCAGTGATCTTATCGATAACTCCTATGCGACGGGGGCCTATCATTATGTGACCCGCTTGCAGCCAGCGATAGAGCCACTGTGGGACAACCGTCCGACCTATGATGTATTGGCCGATATTGCCAAGAAAATGGGGACCTATGACGCCTTTACCGAAGGACGGACTTACGAGGAATGGATTGCACACAGTTACCACAACCTGCGCAAGGGTAACCCGCACCTACCTGAGTTTGCAAAAACCGATGGCATGGGAGTAATCGATCGCAAACTGGCCAAGGCCGAAGACCATATTGCGCTTAAAGCCTTCAGGGATGATCCGCAGGGTAATCCACTCAAGACCCCGTCAGGCAAAATTGAAATGTACTCTGAACGCCTGGCAAACATTGCCGATACGTGGGAGTTGCCAGAGGGCGATAAGATCACCGCTGTTGCTGAGTATTGTGAGAGTTTCGAAGGCTTGGGTGAACCTGAGCGCATGAAGCAGTTCCCATTGCAGATGATTGGCTTCCATACCAAAGGCAGAACCCATTCTACCTACCATAATGTGCCGCAACTTCGCGAAGCGGTTCGAGATGAAGTATGGATGAACCCAGTAGATGCCGAGTCACGGGGATTGATCCAAGGCGATCGTGTGCTGGTGTTTAATGATCGCGGTGAAATCCATATGCCAGTGAAAGTTACTGCACGGATCATTCCGGGGGTTGTCGCCGTTCCGCAAGGGGCTTGGTATCAACCGAATAAGCAAGGAATCGATGTCGGAGGATGTATCAACACCCTGACGACACAGCGGCCTTCTCCTTTGGCAAAAGGTAATCCGCAGCATTCTAACTTAGTGGAAATCCGAAAGGCTTAG